A portion of the Mycobacterium paraseoulense genome contains these proteins:
- a CDS encoding glycoside hydrolase — MGKNVFANGRGRWLAIGASFALAAGMVYAQDTKPRCCAPNALAAAPTAAAAAPPAAAAAAPSSGPHTATPAEVEMLAANAPAAAQQFQVALPHGIASEERLQVKTIWAERAISVLFPQITTIYGYREDPLPWHPNGLAIDVMIPNHASPEGIELGNQIAGYALANAKRWGINHVIWRQKIYPGVGGGSWTADLGSETLNHYDHVHIATNGGGYPTGHEVYYIASMTPAPKQ; from the coding sequence GTGGGCAAGAATGTGTTTGCCAACGGCCGTGGGCGCTGGCTGGCCATCGGCGCCTCGTTCGCGCTCGCGGCCGGCATGGTCTACGCCCAAGACACCAAGCCCCGCTGCTGCGCGCCGAACGCGCTGGCGGCGGCCCCCACCGCCGCGGCGGCCGCACCCCCCGCCGCGGCGGCGGCCGCACCGTCAAGCGGGCCGCACACCGCCACTCCCGCGGAAGTCGAGATGCTGGCCGCAAACGCACCCGCCGCGGCCCAACAGTTCCAGGTCGCCTTGCCCCATGGCATCGCGTCGGAGGAGCGGCTGCAGGTCAAGACGATCTGGGCGGAGCGTGCCATCAGCGTGCTGTTTCCGCAGATCACGACCATCTACGGTTATCGCGAAGATCCGCTGCCATGGCATCCCAACGGGTTGGCGATCGACGTGATGATCCCCAACCACGCCAGCCCCGAGGGCATCGAGCTCGGCAACCAGATCGCCGGGTACGCCCTGGCGAATGCCAAACGATGGGGAATCAACCACGTGATCTGGCGGCAGAAGATCTATCCAGGCGTCGGCGGCGGAAGCTGGACCGCCGACCTCGGCTCGGAGACCCTGAACCACTACGACCACGTGCACATCGCCACCAATGGTGGCGGGTACCCGACCGGGCACGAGGTCTACTACATCGCCTCGATGACGCCGGCGCCGAAGCAGTGA
- a CDS encoding DUF732 domain-containing protein has translation MFSRRFTATVVGTAALALAALGLAGTAGASSVDDAFLAQLASDGITPPSASVAIKDAHAVCNALDQGHSSKDVISAVAQATGLSNKGSKTFAVDAASAYCPQYVTSA, from the coding sequence ATGTTTTCTCGCCGTTTCACCGCCACCGTTGTCGGCACCGCCGCCCTGGCCCTGGCCGCGCTCGGGCTCGCGGGCACCGCGGGCGCGAGCTCGGTCGATGACGCTTTCCTCGCCCAACTGGCTTCCGACGGCATCACCCCGCCGAGCGCCTCGGTCGCCATCAAGGACGCCCACGCCGTCTGCAACGCCCTCGACCAGGGCCACTCGAGCAAGGACGTCATTAGCGCCGTGGCCCAGGCCACCGGCCTGAGCAACAAGGGCTCGAAGACATTCGCGGTCGACGCGGCTTCGGCATACTGCCCGCAGTACGTCACCTCGGCCTGA